ACCATGGAAATGGAGCAGGTTCTTTGATATCACTATCAATAAGTGATCTTTGATTATGTCTCCATCATCACTGAATGAACAAATTTAGGGCCTGTTTTTACACAAATGTCCATAAAATTCTTTcatagaaataaatattaatgtctCACCTTCAGCAGGCATATCTGTTGTgcaattacattaaaattgtGTAATgccaaaaaaatctttttgaatATGGCCTTAAAATTACTCTACTTCATGTGGTCACAGTGATCATTAATTGAGCTTATACTTATCACTcaaacatttctgtatttacttATAAAGTTGTAAAGTGAACAGAGGCTTAGGacaatgtaatgcatgtatgttaaaatatgaaaaagggATATGTCAAAATACAGCATATATCCAAGATATGCCATTGCCatttcaataaatgtaattgcGTTTACATGGACTATACGTAGTACAgcatattttgttgtacttagCTTTGTTACAGGCATGCAGTTACAAATAGTAAAGTGACAACAATATTGATATACCTGGAATTAAGAATGGAAAAGGGAGCACAATTGCCCAGCTATCAGGAAGACAGTCCTGAATCTCTTGTTATAGTGAGGTCAAGTATTAAAACAGTAGTGTTTTTCAGTTACCATAATTTACTCCATTCTAAAATTCTTGAAAGGGTTTCCAAATAATTTTTGGTGGCTACCTTAAGTCTGTTAAAATATATGCAGAAATGGGTATagatatgtggaaaaaaaggaatataaCCCAATCAGATGACTTCAAACACATTATTTCATTGTAGAATAGACATGTTACCTTGGCAAGCTTAGATTCTCATATGCAATTTATAGAAACAGGCAGGTACATCTGCCAAAATTCCCTTTTCTGTACTTTGTaaaactaaaacagaaacaaaaagtcAAGAAAATAACTTACCAGAAATATACTACAAATTCATCTTTCACAAATATAGCCCATAACATGctctttttcccccaaaacatcaatataaaattatagtgacagacaataaaaatataaaaaataaaaactcatatACTTTGGAGTGTCTTGCTCTGTTGATCTGAAGTGAGAGATATCTACTTGTGGCACTGAGCCCTCAGCAAACTTGAGACATTTAAGTCCAGAGCTAGATATGCCTGAGTGTCCCTCAGGTGTAGATCACTATAGCTGTAAAATCCCTGTGAGGAGCAGGAAGGCCCTCTCCCATTATTCTATTCTAAATAAgttacaaacaaacaggaacagtAGTAATGATCAGAAGGACAGAACCTACGGTTCTGCGGATTGCTCGGGAAAGGCCTGAAGCAGACCCAAGTAAGCTGCGGAGTTCATGTAGCGGGGGTACGAGTCTCTTTGCATTAACGTGTAGATCTGGAGCTGTGCGTCATCAAAGGTGTGGGAGGTCGGTTCCAGCATGTTCCTGTTGATCACTTCTCGAACCCGGGAGTCTAAACTCACctggagaaaaagaaggaaTGGGGGAAAGGCAAAGAATTACAagatgagaaagaaaaacagcagttatGCTGTCATACTCTCTCAGCGATATATCTGAGGTAACAGCGCTGTTCGAGTGTTCAGTTGTATGCATCACAAATGTTCAAAGGTAGTCGCAGTATTTCCCTACAGTAATTCAGCTCAAAACCTTTATCtatgttttatttcaacagaaaaatatcaaGACTCTCGACTATTGCTTTATTTCTATGCAGTTTATGGACAGCACTTTTCACTCCACACACCAGCAAAGCATTGTATGTATGATTGAATATATTTTGGTTGAATATTTCTGCAATATTCAGTTCAGGCACACTTACCTCTTTAGGTGAAAGGATTGAGATGTAGTCTTCATATACTACCCTAACTTTTTCCTCTATAACACTTTTGTTCGTTTCCTTTTTAAGGTCTTCACAGGCTAGCCAAAAGAGCATGTTTTCTTCGCTAAACTCTGTTCGCAGAAACTCGCGGAAGGCATTCCTTCCAGCCACGCTGGTCATCAGTTTGTCAAAGGATTGTCCCCAGGAGCGAACC
The nucleotide sequence above comes from Megalops cyprinoides isolate fMegCyp1 chromosome 2, fMegCyp1.pri, whole genome shotgun sequence. Encoded proteins:
- the LOC118770469 gene encoding regulator of G-protein signaling 20, whose product is MGSERMEMRKRQMSVQQETTSAARTPHNLGNRGSNACCFCWCCCCSCSCLTVRNEEGEESTRRPSYDIKIEGTTNCEESLKPTVEEVRSWGQSFDKLMTSVAGRNAFREFLRTEFSEENMLFWLACEDLKKETNKSVIEEKVRVVYEDYISILSPKEVSLDSRVREVINRNMLEPTSHTFDDAQLQIYTLMQRDSYPRYMNSAAYLGLLQAFPEQSAEP